In Musa acuminata AAA Group cultivar baxijiao chromosome BXJ2-8, Cavendish_Baxijiao_AAA, whole genome shotgun sequence, one genomic interval encodes:
- the LOC135580844 gene encoding uncharacterized membrane protein At3g27390-like — MDVPEGLISRSCHLLAFLPFFLLLLLLAVVKAAFIAPIVFVTVLVGNTALILGLYPLHAVWTCYCIARTKRFGSLLKVLILLLMPVPILLWPLSALIGTILAGLGFAIALPLMATFEAVREGVPNKLSECFTAGTWSSIKGGFTIVRDFKDICFHSYFSVMDGLLEAGGETIMVLRISQVPGYILAGILGMLIDVPMISLIVLYKVPIMLFKGWRQLIQDLIGRSGPFLESVCVPFAGLLILLWPVAVGLTSIAGILSSLSLGCYAAAVAYQENSTTSGILYVIAVISMFDEFTNDFLYLREGSCFPRPKYRKAAISRSASLPIKRAPTRDESFPLKRPLIKTASMKMQELKAIVIWDNFFMACESVGKELIRAGAIRISDLEEWQNSKNKTINIGIPSYVFLQCFVRSIKSGSVGFVMRDNVELTYINRPEGRVFDWLFEPMTLLKEQIKAANLESTEEEYLYKLALYCGDARMMTSCQNGGVAPADVVKRAQLEGLSRRLQGFSLTISRMPTFRRRFEAVVKALLQEAWQGLQKNGDVIEQAL, encoded by the exons ATGGATGTCCCCGAAGGACTCATCTCCCGATCATGCCATCTCCTCGCCTTCTTGCCATTTTTcctgctgcttctcctcctcGCGGTCGTCAAAG CGGCTTTCATCGCGCCGATCGTGTTCGTCACTGTCCTGGTCGGGAACACCGCCTTGATCCTCGGGCTGTACCCGTTGCATGCCGTCTGGACCTGTTACTGTATCGCGAG GACAAAGAGATTTGGTTCATTGCTGAAGGTTCTTATACTGTTGCTGATGCCGGTTCCTATCCTACTATGGCCTCTTTCCGCATTGATTGGTACCATTTTAGCAGGATTAGGTTTTGCAATTGCGTTGCCACTAATGGCAACGTTTGAGGCTGTTAGGGAGGGCGTTCCAAATAAGTTATCTGAATGCTTCACG GCTGGTACTTGGAGCTCAATCAAAGGAGGGTTTACTATTGTGCGTGACTTTAAGGATATCTGTTTCCATTCCTACTTTTCGGTTATGGATGGATTGCTTGAGGCTGGTGGTGAGACAATAATGGTCTTAAG GATATCACAAGTACCCGGATACATATTGGCAGGAATCTTAGGTATGCTTATCGACGTGCCCATGATTAGCCTTATAGTACTGTATAAAGTACCCATCATGCTGTTCAAAGGATGGAGGCAGTTGATTCAAGATCTTATCGGACGGTCAGGTCCATTCTTGGAAAGTGTTTGTGTTCCTTTCGCTGGACTTTTGATTCTACTGTGGCCTGTGGCTGTTGGGTTGACATCTATAGCAGGAATTCTTTCAAGCTTGAGCCTTGGATGCTATGCTGCTGCTGTTGCATATCAG gaaaATTCTACAACGAGTGGAATTCTCTATGTTATAGCTGTAATATCTATGTTTGATGAGTTCACTAACGACTTCCTCTACCTTCGTGAAGGCTCATGCTTCCCAAG ACCTAAATATCGTAAGGCAGCTATTTCCCGCTCTGCATCACTTCCAATAAAGCGTGCACCAACACGAGATGAGTCTTTTCCTTTAAAACGTCCGTTGATTAAGACAGCTTCAATGAAGATGCAGGAACTGAAAGCCATAGTG ATATGGGATAACTTTTTCATGGCATGTGAGAGTGTTGGGAAAGAGCTTATTCGAGCTGGTGCTATACGTATTTCAGATCTGGAAGAATGGCAAAATTCAAAGAACAAAACCATTAACATTGGGATACCTTCATACGTCTTTCTGCAGTGTTTTGTTCGTTCCATAAAGAGTGGTTCTGTTGGTTTTGTCATGC GAGACAATGTTGAACTCACATATATTAATAGGCCTGAGGGAAGAGTTTTTGACTGGCTTTTCGAGCCCATGACTCTTCTAAAAGAGCAAATCAAAGCTGCAAATCTAGAATCAACTGAAGAGGAATATCTTTACAAGCTGGCTCTTTATTGTGGTGATGCTCGAATGATGACTTCTTGCCAAAATGGTGGAGTGGCACCAGCCGATGTGGTCAAAAGAGCTCAGTTGGAGGGTTTAAGTAGAAG GTTGCAGGGTTTCAGTTTGACCATTTCGAGGATGCCAACCTTCAGGCGGCGGTTCGAGGCAGTTGTCAAGGCATTACTGCAAGAAGCCTGGCAGGGGTTACAGAAAAATGGTGATGTCATTGAGCAAGCACTGTAG
- the LOC135619941 gene encoding uncharacterized protein LOC135619941: MVTTRGMASLAVERGTPVTQDPRREKKRERGCTPSSPLPLPISSGASTRETPTTKEPPSETRRERERSLSSPPPPPISSGTSTRETPTTLEPRSEKRRERGSSPSSPPPPPISSGASTPDAYEKVRDERIRENMERLQKLGILDLSLRLKSHLQHASSSAPSYHHRRKRDTTTGTTSGQKPPMQPPRRSSRLQHITPVSYAEIPIKKDVGSELNGSISIEEGAKEEIYTDEHEKLLGKCETTWNLFVDGYGNDGRRIYDQIRGKTCHQCRQKTLGHRTHCSKCKIVQGQFCGDCLFMRYGENVLEAIKNPNWICPVCRGICNCSFCRIKKGWGPTGPLYRKIASMGYKSVAHYLIQSRRQQTSSGDLNSSESVSAEDSSNINADFYGENSKMPSTINLGSNIKKKNESFPEKENEPLSDKENESLPENGVRSSDDYSAEDTAEKSPTKLRSKIKKKNESCDDIKPIHDSVASRLRKRHKT; this comes from the exons ATGGTGACCACAAGAGGCATGGCGTCTCTCGCGGTGGAGCGAGGGACTCCGGTGACGCAGGATCCgcggagggagaagaagagggagcggGGGTGCACTCCATCCTCTCCCCTTCCGCTACCGATCTCATCTGGCGCCTCCACCCGAGAGACTCCGACGACGAAGGAGCCGCCGAGTGAGACGAGGAGGGAGCGGGAACGCAGTCTATCCTCCCCCCCTCCGCCACCGATCTCATCTGGCACCTCCACGCGAGAGACTCCGACGACGCTGGAGCCGCGGAGTGAGAAGAGGAGGGAGCGGGGGAGCAGTCCATCGTCTCCCCCTCCGCCACCGATCTCGTCTGGCGCCTCCACCCCGGACGCCTACGAGAAGGTCCGGGACGAGAGGATTCGGGAGAACATGGAGAGGCTGCAGAAGCTCGGCATTCTTGACCTTTCCCTCCGGCTCAAGTCCCACCTCCAACACGCCTCATCCTCCGCTCCTTCCTACCATCACCGGAGGAAGAGGGACACCACCACCGGCACCACGAGCGGCCAGAAGCcgccgatgcaaccaccgaggcgCTCTTCTAG GTTGCAACATATAACCCCAGTTAGCTATGCAGAAATTCCTATAAAGAAAGATGTGGGCTCTGAGTTGAATGGCTCAATTTCGATTGAGGAAGGTGCAAAGGAAGAGATTTATACGGATGAGCATGAGAAGCTACTAGGTAAATGTGAGACAACTTGGAATCTGTTTGTGGATGGGTATGGTAATGATGGAAGGCGAATATATGATCAGATAAGAGGAAAGACATGTCACCAGTGCAG GCAAAAAACTCTTGGTCACCGAACACACTGCAGCAAGTGTAAGATTGTCCAGGGCCAATTTTGTGGAGATTGTTTGTTCATGAG GTATGGTGAGAATGTTTTGGAAGCCATCAAGAATCCCAATTGGATCTGTCCAGTTTGTCGGGGCATCTGCAATTGCAGTTTCTGTCGAATCAAGAAAGGATGGGGCCCCACTGGCCCCCTgtacagaaaa ATTGCCAGTATGGGATACAAGTCTGTGGCGCACTATCTTATTCAGTCACGACGGCAGCAGACAAGTTCTGGGGATCTGAATTCTTCTGAATCAGTCTCTGCAGAAGATTCATCCAACATAAATGCAGACTTTTATGGAGAAAACAGCAAGATGCCAAGTACCATAAATCTTGGAAGCAATATTAAGAAGAAAAATGAATCTTTCCCTGAGAAGGAAAATGAACCTCTCTCCGATAAGGAAAACGAGTCTCTCCCTGAAAATGGGGTACGAAGTTCAGATGACTATAGTGCGGAAGATACTGCAGAAAAGAGTCCCACAAAGCTTAGAAGCAAgatcaagaagaaaaatgaatcTTGTGATGATATTAAACCAATCCATGATAGTGTTGCTAGCAGATTACGGAAGAGGCACAAGACATGA